The stretch of DNA ACAACTACTACAAGATAATGAGGAAGAcgaacaacaacaacaagaTAATGAAcatgaaaaacaaaatgaaaaaagagaaaagagAGTAGGAAAAGAATCgtcattttataataacatggatataaaaaataattatatgaacaataattacataaacaatagttataataatatgaatagttGTGATAATACAAGTGATGCATATATgaattcttataaaaatgaatacaaGAAATTTTATgagttatataataaaggatttaaattatctgaaaaaaattatatactcATACCTAATGTATGTatagaaaaaacaaatatagcTTGTAATCATTCAAACTTCCTTTTTAAGAAatcaaaaaattatgaaaaatttgCTTCATTCACTTCAAAAAtaaactttttaaaaaaatttaaaaaaaattatgtaaaggcaaattttatcaaatgcaaagagaaaaaagaaaaagaaaaaaaaaaaaaaaaaaaagatgatgaTCCTCACAATAATTACAATAATGATCATCAaggatataattataattcttattattctatagattatgataatttatttaaaatgtcTAGTGATACATCTAGTGTTATATCGAACCAAGATCCAGAAATTGAATACATAGAGAATGATAACCATTATAATGATCATAATGTTAAGGCTGATCAGactgatatattatataattacgatggttattataataatatttataataataataataataataataaatataataataatatttataataataataattttcatttcaatgaaaagaaaaaaaaaaaaaatagacaCACATCCATATTTCATcaacataataaaaagttACCACATGTTATTCCTTTATCTctacttttttataatttcaatgagaaatattttattgaaaaaaataaaatcgaTAATTCTAGTAGtactattttatatatacataaaaaaaacaaaataaaaaaaatatgtatccTGGACCATTTGAAAAagctaaataaaaaatgtaaattcataaataatatatcatacaaTGATATAGAATATGATATGAAACACATaagtaagaaaaaaaaaaaaaaaattatattaaatgaaggatataataatgaaataaataataaaccCCAAAATAATTCATCTGtgataaatacaaataataaaacaattgTAAGTAATGATATACATAATACATCTAACATTTTACCACAATTTATTTTCCAAAATAAAGAATCACAAGTAGATGCACATGTAGAAcccaaaaatgaaaagaatcaAAATGGAAGGGCACACATTCTTCAATTACAAAAAAGGTCTATAGGTTCGGATAGCctatatgatgaaaatggaaatgtaaatataaatgtaaatgtaaatgtaaaattaaatgatcaAAATTTTGATGCAAATAATGGAATatttgaagaaaatgatttaatgaaagaagataaagaaaatatgaacaaaataatgatatataataataaaaagaatagaaAAAATCAGAAAGTTTTTCTagatattaatatgaataaattattatatatatataaatgcatGCATATACAATGTATGCATAATTTAACTCCTTTATGTTCCTTCTTAAATACATTTATTCCTAATGATTGTAGTATAAcgaatttttttcataatacatataacaattattttgtgaataatatatttttccataattttttttacacaTATGATAATAGTTTAACCTTATTATTGAATtcgaataatatgaattccTTACATTATCATAATGATATATCGCATGTAAATTATGGAAGCGAGCAGGATGTTTATAAGAACAATGATTGTTATGAACAAGATGGTTTTAAAAGTGTAGATGCAGAtgagaatttaaaaaataagtcatcaaaaggaaaaaataaaataaataataatatggatgatATTTATAGTAATAGAGAAAAAATGTATAACCATTTTGATGTGTCCAATATAAATGTAAGAAAAGAACCTTTGAATAATTTACATatgaatgaagaaaaatgtgaaaatataaaaactgtaggaataaataataaatataataataatatgaaaggATATGATGAAATAAAGAACAATTTGATTATATCTAAGACAGctgaaaaatatatggaaatgatattattgctattatataataatatgcgtttatatgataaagataaaataaatgatagaAATAATAGGAAGAAGAATGAATTTcgatatttttttgaatatatagataaaaatataaatagttgtataagaaaaaaatataattttataaatcagTTATCAGATGAACaacaaaatatatctttttttaaaacaggAGGAATAATATCTCATCCATTCTTACCTTTCTTTgcattaatacatataaataatagtgaaaaaaatatgaatgaagATGAaatagataaagaaaaatttcaAATTAAATTTTGTAGATTCAtagataattatgataatatttcttataaatatGGAAGTATAACAAGTATGACTTGGAATGATTCTGGTAATTTATTAATGGTATCTGATGATGAaggatatttatatatatataatatttttttaggaAATTTTATATGGACAAACACAAAAAAACGagctttattatataaaaagaaccTCACCACTTCATCAAAAAATGCATCAATcgaaacaaaaaataaaaatataacaaattttaCAAATCATAATAGTACTGGTCTTAAACATAGAAGTAATTATCGTCAAGAAGAAAGACAACACAATTATAGTAGGAAAGATAATGAACATGTTTATCAAGACGAAGAGGATGAAGAAAGTGAAGAGATGGATGATGAGGAGGAGGAGgatgattattatgatgatgataattattatgatgatgatgatgacgattattattatgatgacgattattattatgatgacgattattattatgatgacgattattattatgatgacgattattatgatgatgattattattatgatgatcaTTATGATGACGATcattatgatgatgaaaaaagaaGGAATAAAAAGTCACTTCCATGCAACAAAACACAAAAGAGATACAAAAGAAGCGACAGGAATAATAAACTTcgaaatttttttaaagaaaacatattaaaaaagaaaaaaaagtatatgaTAGAAAAAGAGACAAacgataataataaatatataaaagaaatgagAAAGATACATGTTATGAGAATGAAAAGTAGAAGaaagaaattaaataaaaaaaaaggatatattataaaagaagCTATGTGTGTAATTAAATTACATGATCAAATTATTGATATTAAAtgtttaaatgataataacttttatataatatctatTGGAAAAGgtgttaataaaaaatgtttaaataataacactGTCTTTATAAATTCCTATTTTATGAAAGATCAAGAAAATCATATGAACAAGGAAAAAACTGAAACACCAAGAAactgtaatatatataaagaaaatatgatgaatatgaAATCGCTAatggatgataataaatatgcaaataatattatgagtAGTCCTTATATGCAATATGTAAACAATATAACAACATCAAATAATagcaacaataataataataataataagacaACATGTGAGAGAAAAATACTTAGAAGTGATCAAGAACAAAATGAATTTCAAAAATGTAATGATACAAATATATGTGAATTACAAGATAAAACACAAAAAACTCATCACATTAGTCCTAccaatttaaataataataataataatatagaaaatgtaATAGTTCAATGTGATGAAGACATAATACATCATAGTAATATACCACACATGCATAATCACACCATAAATGTTAGTCAAGGagtaaaggaaaaaaattcCTTGTTAgacaattttaatataacaaaaaaaaataaaatggacactccaaaaaaaagaaataataataatagtaataataataataattatcatcgtGGTGATAGCTTTTTAAATCAACATGTTTTTAAATCGAAAAAATCCTACTTTAAATCACgctttttttatttcgaTGCATCCAATATTATGTCcatgaatttttttaaaaaaaataaaaaagtgcaagaacaaaatgatatacttgacaatatatgtatatgtatttggGATATGTGTTCAATATTATCGAATGAAGAAAaacaatatttaaaaaataaaaatttagaaatgaataataatgaaaatataaataaaaatgaatcaaaaaaaatgaagaaaaaaaaatctgTTATATTACATCCATCATTAGTTTGTGTTATTAGTAatttatcaaaatattattttaataatgaaaatataaaaaatattaattataataataatcatataaatcttaataataattatattactaCCTTTTCTGTATGGACATCAAACTTTACAAATTACATATACAAAACAATTTGTCCAtttgaaaaacaaaataatagtaTCCAATTAAatcaaatagaaaaaaaaaattctagtGAATTATCTGAACcacctaaaaaaaaaaatattttctggagtttatttaaaaataaaatacattctGATAGTTTCTCTCAAgatgcatatattttttatggtGATCAATTGGGATATATTCATATAGTTCATCTTCAACTACATAAAGAAATTTACTCTTTTAAGGCTTTTGATTTTccaatatttaaaatatttataacaacAAATATGTGTACTAAGTTATTGATATTAGCCGAAGACAGGGTAAACACATATTAAAGCatgcaaataaaaatatatatatatatatataatataatatttattttatatgtttattttttttatttattattttttttttttttcagctCAAAATTTATGAAATTCTTCCAGGAATTGAAGTTGTATTTATCAAAGAAATCGAAATAAAACATGACGTAAGCCCCAAGAAATGCATATGTGAAGAAAAAATTCATGAACTgaaagaaagaagaaaaaaagaagaacatGAAAATGAAGGAATTTCTATTTTCAACTTGTCTTACTTTTTATCATCtaattatcataaaaaacAAAGTAATACAAGAAGTGATGAAAAAATGAACtcatcatataattattcatataatcgTATGCCATCTGATAATAACAAAAGTAATAATGTATTAAATGGATCAGCCCAAAATATTAATACTAGCGATACTAGAAAAACTGTACAATTATATTCTTTccaaaaaaatgataagaaaaaagataaaaacaCAAACTCTTCTTTTAATTCAATATCTCATTTAAAAAGTACAAGTGAAAATAGTGAGGAAATGGATATTCATAGTGATAAAGATGGATATCAAAGTGTTATTATAGGAGGTATTAATTTTGGATATCTAGGATTTAATTTTTCCAaatttatgaataataaaaaaaaaataactatAATTGATGCTTATTTGATATCCACAACACATTTAGTAACCATATCCAATAATGGAACCATTGcccttataaaaatataatcatcTCTCaacacaaataaatatataacatatatatatatatatattatatttattgggtatataacatttttaatttatatgaaaaaataaaaaaaaaaaaaaaaaaaacgtttTTCCTACacattgtaaatatatatataatatatatatatatatatatatatatatatatatatatatatgttggttttttttttttttttttttttttttttttttttttgcatgaACAGTTcagaatttttttaattaaaataaccaaaaaaaaaaaaaaaataaaataataaaaataaatatttatcaaataattataagacaatatataatattttaatttaaaacaaatatattatatatatatataaatatatatttatttatttatttttatatttatgttcatTTTACAAACTTgagtttattttttcttttataaaataataaataaaagggTGCTGATTCATCCTTTGCAGCCATTCTTTCCACCTagtaaaacaaaaataaaatataaaataaaataaaataaaatattatattgtataaataaataaatatatatatatatatatatatatatttttaatgttcatcttaatttatattaaactTACACGTTTTGCTTCATTTTTTCAATAATACATTTtccaattttatttttcttaaattCTATAATATCTTCTGTTTCTTCAAAACATATAGGTAATGTATGTGGATATTTGCATACTTTTTCATTGTATGCATTAAAATATGGACATATTAACATCAATCCGTCTGATGGAAATAATGTAATaggtatataatttttagtatgcaaacaataatatatagaattaATTGAAGTAGCTTTTCTATATGTTTCAACAGCTAATGTTatcatttttcttatttgatGCATTAAAAAAGATTGACCTAAAATTTTTACtgataaaaaatgataatcaaATAATTTCACAGTACTTAcatcaaaatattttatatatctataagTAGTTTGAtcaatgtttttttttgtaaaacaatgaaaattatgatatcctacataattattaaatatatcaaaaaatgtatttaattcttcttcatttaaatCTTCTttataatgttttataaaaaatatatcatcatcTATTAAatctctttttatattttttatgacaCTTGACCGTTCCgttttatcattatcacAATGTATATcctttgaattattatttgtattaatagGTATACTATTTATATGGTTACCAATTtggatatacatattttcattttcttcatttgtcATGTCATTGTTATTACTTTCTATATTTGTGATGTAATTGTCATTCCTTTCTATATTTGTCATGTCATTGTCATTCCTTTCTATATTTGTCATGTCATTGTCATTCCTTTCTATATTTGTAATGTCCATTTCATTCCTTTCTTTATTTCGCCttgcttttttttcttccttacACCTTTGAACATATTCATCTATATCTACTATTGCTTGAtcaaatttttctttatatttttcatttactTGTACTTCACTTAAAACATATACAGGAAATAAATACTCATAAAATctaaaagaacaaaattttCTTGCATCAAAACTTTTTGTAACCTTATAAATTTCAAAACATTTTATATCACATGGTAAATggttatttaataaatttttaaatttttcttctttttcttttcgtTCTTTAAAAATGTCATCTTCACATTTTTGTGTCTGATCATTCTTTTCAATTTTAATATTCCCAGAAaatttatcatcattattattaatattattattaactaCCGTTTGATTGTCATTACCTTTGTCATCCATATTATCCTTTTCATTATGTGTAACATCTATATTATCTCCCTCTTCATTTTTCATATCTATACAACTTAaatcaatattataaacaaaaatattaaaaagagcATGAACCCCTTGATCTGTTCTAGCAGATCGTGATAAACAAAAGTTAAAAttcttaaaattttttttttttttaattgcattaatttttaataatattctttcTAATTCATTTTCAACTGTTGCACAATTTTCACCTTGTCCTTGACAACCACGATATTGTGATCCAATATATCCTATACATaatgcatatttttttaaattaaaatttattttttcttcattctcacatttttcttttctttcttcttttttcttaaGTTCTTGTCTTTCTAATTTTAGTTTCTTTATCctctctttatttttttcataattgtTCAGTCGTTTCTTACTCCCATTTTCCATTtcgaaataaaaaaaaaaataaaataataaaataaataaatatatatatatatatattttatatttgtgcTTATATTACAAGTGATGTTATCCcttcttataaataattacataatattattatagtaACTTCTTACTATtcctaaatatatatataatatatatatattttttttttatattaatgattatatatatgtttataaaaaggtaatataaaaaaaatatatatatatccatatataatatatatatatatatatatatatatatacatattaatattttttaatatctacTTATTTTTTAACGTTATATTCTATTCCTTTCTCATTCaagttcaaaaaaaaaaaaaaaaaaaaaatatatatatatattaacatatatattttatacatttgtTATATGCACTTATAAAaggtataaaataaaaatatatgtataccgctttatttcataaaatttataataacaaatataattggtttaaaaaaaaaaaaaaaaaaaaaaaaaaaaaaaaaaaaatctacatatgtataatatatatatataatatatacttttatttattatcatactTTAATTTACTTTCAAATGACAAGTGCCCATTTGATATAAAAACATCATGATAtcctttttgtttatttttaagaaaatCTTTATTTGgagatatacatattttattgtttatatattttttttgaattatttgttgttttattatagaaatatgttttttcatttttattttttcttgttcatTGTCATTTCTTTTCAATAGAATAGAACTTTTTGTCCTTTTAAAGAAGGggaatttattatattgtatattatgaaaattttcttttgaattgcattttgtattttctatattatcatGACAGTTTATATGTTCTAtactacttttttttttatatctccTTTCATCAAAAAAGGAGCATGTGTTTCTTCTCTTTAAGAAGCTGACagatttatttctttttatatttttttctaccTTTTCACAgtgataatttttaaaatatacattattcttattattattattattataattataattattattattattgttttcttttttgtttttgttgtTTAATTGTTGTTGAATATTAAGTTCCTTAAGATGATGATCAAATGGTATGGGCAtcgttttatattttaaggTTATTTTATGTGGTgatatgatattatttttgttttttttattacatatgtTATTAGAAGAGTATATATcactataattattattattattatttatattatttatattgtttgtttgttttttataaaatacacCTCTAttgttatttaatatatgtggTATACATGATAAAGTTCTTTTAATTATCtgattacatttttttttcacatcCTCATGCAATAGtatcttttctttatttttcatattacttttatattttttgtccATTATAAAAGCAcattcatcattattattattatcattattattattattattgttgttgttttttttattatttatttttttatttttatttga from Plasmodium sp. gorilla clade G2 genome assembly, chromosome: 8 encodes:
- a CDS encoding U2 snRNA/tRNA pseudouridine synthase,putative, yielding MENGSKKRLNNYEKNKERIKKLKLERQELKKKEERKEKCENEEKINFNLKKYALCIGYIGSQYRGCQGQGENCATVENELERILLKINAIKKKKNFKNFNFCLSRSARTDQGVHALFNIFVYNIDLSCIDMKNEEGDNIDVTHNEKDNMDDKGNDNQTVVNNNINNNDDKFSGNIKIEKNDQTQKCEDDIFKERKEKEEKFKNLLNNHLPCDIKCFEIYKVTKSFDARKFCSFRFYEYLFPVYVLSEVQVNEKYKEKFDQAIVDIDEYVQRCKEEKKARRNKERNEMDITNIERNDNDMTNIERNDNDMTNIERNDNYITNIESNNNDMTNEENENMYIQIGNHINSIPINTNNNSKDIHCDNDKTERSSVIKNIKRDLIDDDIFFIKHYKEDLNEEELNTFFDIFNNYVGYHNFHCFTKKNIDQTTYRYIKYFDVSTVKLFDYHFLSVKILGQSFLMHQIRKMITLAVETYRKATSINSIYYCLHTKNYIPITLFPSDGLMLICPYFNAYNEKVCKYPHTLPICFEETEDIIEFKKNKIGKCIIEKMKQNVWKEWLQRMNQHPFIYYFIKEKINSSL